The Kordia sp. SMS9 genome window below encodes:
- a CDS encoding DUF3817 domain-containing protein — protein MLEPIQKETKTLQWFRWIAILEGISFIAFFITMPLKYFMEMPTPNKFVGMAHGILFIVYVVYAYLLTEEQHWTKKSFGVLFVASLLPFATFYVERKYLKAK, from the coding sequence ATGTTAGAACCAATTCAAAAAGAAACAAAAACACTGCAATGGTTTCGATGGATCGCGATTTTGGAAGGAATTTCATTTATCGCTTTCTTTATAACGATGCCGTTAAAATATTTTATGGAAATGCCAACGCCCAATAAATTTGTGGGAATGGCACACGGAATTTTGTTTATCGTATATGTAGTATATGCGTATTTGCTCACCGAAGAACAACACTGGACTAAGAAAAGTTTTGGTGTTTTATTTGTTGCTTCGTTACTTCCTTTTGCTACGTTTTATGTGGAACGGAAGTATTTGAAGGCGAAATAA
- the lpdA gene encoding dihydrolipoyl dehydrogenase translates to MSTYDIIVLGSGPGGYVTAIRASQLGLKTAVVEKESLGGVCLNWGCIPTKALLKSAQVFEYLKHAGDYGLSVKEYDKDFDAVVQRSRNVADGMSKGVQFLMKKNKIDVINGFGTLKAGKKIDVKDADGNVTEYSAKHIVIATGARSRELPSLPQDGVKVIGYRKAMTLPQQPKKMIVVGSGAIGVEFAYFYNSMGTEVTIVEYMPKIVPVEDDEVSKQLERSFKKSGIKIMTSAEVTSVDTSGDGVKATVKTKKGEQILEADIVLSAVGIKTNIENIGLEAVGIATDRDKILVNDYYQTNIPGYYAIGDVTPGPALAHVASAEGILCVEKIAGMHVEALDYGNIPGCTYCSPEIASVGLTEKQAKEQGIDIKVGKFPFSASGKASAGGNKEGFVKVIFDAKYGEWLGCHMIGAGVTDMIAEAVLGRKLETTGHEVLKTVHPHPTMSEAVMEAVADAYDEVIHI, encoded by the coding sequence ATGAGTACATACGATATCATCGTTTTAGGAAGTGGTCCTGGTGGATATGTAACTGCCATTAGAGCTTCTCAATTAGGGTTGAAAACCGCAGTCGTTGAGAAAGAAAGTTTGGGTGGCGTTTGCTTAAATTGGGGATGTATTCCAACGAAAGCGTTATTGAAATCAGCACAGGTTTTTGAGTATTTGAAACATGCTGGCGATTACGGATTGTCCGTAAAAGAGTATGATAAAGACTTTGACGCGGTAGTACAACGTAGTCGTAATGTAGCAGATGGAATGAGCAAAGGAGTTCAGTTCTTAATGAAAAAGAATAAAATTGACGTGATTAACGGTTTTGGAACGCTAAAAGCTGGAAAGAAGATTGATGTAAAAGATGCCGATGGAAATGTAACCGAATATAGCGCCAAACATATTGTGATTGCTACAGGAGCGCGCTCGCGCGAATTGCCAAGTTTACCACAAGATGGCGTAAAAGTGATTGGCTACCGTAAAGCAATGACCTTGCCGCAGCAACCTAAGAAAATGATCGTTGTTGGTTCAGGTGCGATTGGTGTAGAGTTTGCCTACTTTTATAACTCGATGGGAACAGAAGTAACAATTGTGGAATATATGCCAAAAATTGTTCCTGTAGAAGATGATGAAGTTTCCAAACAATTGGAACGTTCGTTTAAGAAAAGTGGTATCAAAATTATGACGTCTGCGGAAGTGACTTCAGTAGATACTTCGGGCGATGGCGTAAAAGCAACCGTAAAAACGAAAAAAGGTGAGCAAATCTTAGAAGCTGACATCGTACTTTCGGCAGTTGGAATTAAAACGAATATCGAAAACATCGGATTAGAAGCTGTGGGAATTGCGACCGATAGAGATAAAATTTTAGTAAACGATTACTACCAAACAAATATTCCTGGGTATTATGCTATTGGAGATGTAACGCCTGGACCAGCCTTGGCACACGTTGCTTCTGCGGAAGGAATTTTATGTGTAGAGAAAATTGCAGGAATGCATGTAGAAGCCTTGGATTATGGAAATATTCCTGGATGTACGTATTGTTCTCCAGAAATTGCTTCGGTTGGTTTGACAGAGAAGCAAGCAAAAGAGCAAGGCATTGACATTAAAGTTGGAAAGTTCCCATTCTCTGCTTCTGGAAAAGCAAGTGCTGGCGGAAATAAAGAAGGATTTGTCAAAGTAATTTTTGACGCCAAATACGGCGAATGGTTAGGCTGTCACATGATTGGTGCTGGCGTAACAGACATGATTGCCGAAGCGGTGTTGGGTAGAAAATTAGAAACTACTGGACACGAAGTATTAAAAACAGTGCATCCGCATCCAACGATGAGTGAAGCGGTCATGGAAGCTGTGGCAGATGCGTATGATGAAGTCATTCACATTTAA